TTGTACCATCATTAAAGACATAGTCATGGCTAGACGCTGATTGGTTTTGAGTAGGATTATCTTCTTCCCCATGAAGTACCCATATCTTATAACTACCTGCCATGCCAGTAGTGAACAAGTGATGTTCAATTTCAGCTAATGAAGTAGGTGGGTTTCGGTTAACACACTTTTTACAGGGGCAAGTGCATAATTCCTCATTCTTACTTAAGAGATAATTTTTTGTCATCTGAATAAAAGACGCAACACCTTTGATATACTTATCACACAGTCTGTCACGCTCTTCCACCCAACTTTTATCAATCTTtggtaacaaaaataaacaaaaaaggaTGCTTAGAATAACAGCAATAAGGCGGACTTTAAATtatgaagtttttttttaaattaagatGTATATATGTATAAAGTGTATGTGGCCTTACCATGGCAACTTTGCTTTGCAGTAAAGATAAAGCCTAATCAGTTCGGAAATTCGTCGAGTTGCAGTGATACCTAAAGAGACACAGTCAAAAAGATTATCATCAGAATTGTTCATACACACATCTAAAAAATTCAATGAAAAACAAGCTTTAACAGTTAATTAAAAAAACTCGAATTCAAACCACTGAATCAAACTAACCTGCTGGTGAACGCATAAGAAGAACTGGTGCTGTTCGTGAGGTTCCGGTAGGATTTGTATGGATTGGTGGTGAATGTGCGAACAACTGAGGGCTTTATAGCTCAATTTCGGTATTCGAATTAGTGAAAACCCACTTCTCCCAATCCTATCTACAAATTCAAGTACTCCTTTTAATTTCTCTGTCGTACCACTCAATTTTAATAGCAGCACTTCAATTTCTTGGCCAATAATTCAAATTGGAGAAAACCCACTTATCTCAATCCTATACAAATTCTAATGCTCCTATCAATTTCTCCGTTCATCACTCAATTTCAACAGAAGCACCTCTGACTTCTCGTAACTTAACCACAAACTTCGTGTGATCGTGTTTTCCTTTTTCGAAAACACATCATCTAGTTGGTGGTGCAGCGGCAAGGAATTAGGGATTGAATTGAACTGGTCACCCCTGAAATTGGGCAGAAAAGGTGACCGAGCTTTCTGTTTAATAAATTTATAAAGGAGAAAGCAGCCCTGATTAAAGAAGCCAAACTGGTCCGAACAAAAACGGGCACTCCAGTAATTTGTACTTCGACCATATATATCATATGTAATTTCAGCCAATAGCATACTCAGCTTAGGTGTTGTCTGTTACTACTGCACATTACGTATTCTAGAAAATGTACAAATTCAAACAACGCAACTGTTGTTAATCCACATATATTTCTTAGGTTCTAATATCCTCTTTGCGTGAAGGCTTTGTATTCACGTAGGTTATGTTACAGACAACCATTATACATGTTTACTACCCACTAACATCATTAAGAAATCACTAAAACACGATTAAAACAACCTAACTTACTCCCACAAATACAATTTAGTGGTTTGACTTTCTAACATAAATAAACAAATTGCTACAATTAAGGAACTAATGTAATACGTGAGAAGAATAAATCAAGTTCTACTTACCGGGAAGTCATGtttgagtttaatcttctttCCGAACAGGTGAGGGATTTTATAGCTCAACTTTGGTATTCGAATTCGAATTGGAGAAAAGACACTTCTCCTAATCCATTTTGCATAATTCCTCATTCTTCCTTGAGATATAATATGCCATTAAGAAAGATGAAGTGACTAGATAATAAATAAGCTATCGACGAAATAAAACACAACACTtactaaaacaaaataactagacATTCATTAACATTACTGAAATGTTTAAAAGACACGATACTGACActtaatacttaaacaaataagtaaACTGAAAATGGACACTTACGGAAATACTGACACCCACGTTACGGAAACACTCACTAGATCTAACAAACTGAAAAGGGACACTTCTAAACATCCACCTAAGACAAACTCTTAATAAATTTCTAACTGATTCTAGGAAAATGAAGAACTAAGCATCTTCCTGAATAGTATCCAAGTTTGCATCAACATTTGGATTACGATCCAGTACTTGATTAAGGACATTTTGTCGAAAACTTGCAGCATCCTCTTTCATCTGTTGAACTTGGTCTTCACACTGCTTGATTTTATCATCCTTCGTTGCAAGGAGTGCAAAGAGTTCTTCTGTCTCCTCATCAGAAAGTCTACGGTTACGGTGTCTTTTTGATTTCCTCTTCAGAACTTCGTCATATATTTCATTTTCATCAGGAGTGCCCCCTCCCACAATGCCTTGCTCATACATCTCGACCATTTTGTCCTGAACATGTAAGTCGATTTTGTCAATACAAAACAatcatttttttcaaaacctagaCTAAACAACAATATCACAGTTAATAAAACATTATAAACCATTGCAAAGGTATAAAGAAAGTACAAAAAGAATCTGTAATCAGAAATGTAATCCTCAGCTGATTCAACTTACATACTGAACGTGAGCTGTTTCAGATATCCAAACACGCTGACCCTCTTTGATATGCGTGTGAGTATCGTGAAACGTTTGTATTTTGGAAGCTTGCACTCCCAAAACTTTtttctggaagaagaagagaaaatatcAACAAAGAACATCATAAATACTTTTTACACAGTACTAATTTTTAATCAGAAAATACCTTCTCTAGGC
This is a stretch of genomic DNA from Papaver somniferum cultivar HN1 chromosome 1, ASM357369v1, whole genome shotgun sequence. It encodes these proteins:
- the LOC113277211 gene encoding uncharacterized protein LOC113277211; protein product: MQYTSWKKIPEHERVVLIECVNDKFELDITRPSIKKYLNDCMARRYSNYRTQMSAHFKKFETIEEARLKPFENVSPENWLWLCDHFFSEKFKKRSAAGLNNRKQVEYNHCGGSRAFQVRLEKKKVLGVQASKIQTFHDTHTHIKEGQRVWISETAHVQYDKMVEMYEQGIVGGGTPDENEIYDEVLKRKSKRHRNRRLSDEETEELFALLATKDDKIKQCEDQVQQMKEDAASFRQNVLNQVLDRNPNVDANLDTIQEDA